The following coding sequences are from one Pelagovum sp. HNIBRBA483 window:
- a CDS encoding LysR family transcriptional regulator, whose amino-acid sequence MDRLTEMEAFATVVDQGGFTDAAKKMGISKSAVSKHVSALEARLGARLLNRTTRRVSPTEIGLAYYDRARRVLNDAGEADALVTSMQSAPSGLLRISVATDFGVNHLSPVLGEFLKEFPDITVNMVLNNRYVELISEGFDMAVRIGELEDSTLRARKLTETNLRMIGSPTYFQRNGRPMKIDDLNDHKLLHYSNQANAAVWKLTAPSGEKRQVRTSGSLTVNDGQSLLNACIAGLGIAYLPSFLYADAMKAGLVEEAIPDLPEERQGIYAVYPPGRFTQPKVRAFIDFLAHSFSDKGPETW is encoded by the coding sequence ATGGATCGTCTCACCGAAATGGAAGCCTTCGCTACCGTCGTAGATCAAGGTGGTTTTACCGACGCCGCAAAGAAAATGGGCATCTCGAAATCGGCCGTGTCCAAACACGTCTCCGCACTCGAAGCCCGTCTCGGCGCACGGCTCCTTAATCGCACGACCCGCCGCGTCAGCCCGACGGAAATCGGCCTTGCCTATTACGACCGCGCAAGGCGCGTCCTCAACGATGCTGGCGAAGCGGATGCCCTCGTCACCTCGATGCAATCAGCACCCTCCGGCCTTCTGCGGATTTCTGTGGCCACCGATTTTGGCGTCAATCACCTTAGCCCGGTGCTGGGCGAGTTCCTGAAGGAATTTCCAGACATCACGGTCAACATGGTCCTCAACAATCGCTACGTCGAACTGATCTCCGAAGGTTTCGATATGGCCGTCCGGATCGGCGAGTTGGAGGACAGCACACTCCGCGCCCGCAAGCTGACCGAAACCAATCTACGGATGATCGGCTCTCCCACCTATTTCCAGCGCAATGGCCGCCCAATGAAGATCGACGACCTCAACGATCACAAGCTGCTGCACTATTCCAATCAGGCCAATGCCGCAGTCTGGAAACTCACCGCCCCCTCCGGCGAAAAGCGTCAGGTCCGCACCTCCGGCTCGCTGACGGTGAATGACGGCCAGTCCCTCCTGAATGCCTGCATCGCGGGCCTCGGCATCGCCTACCTGCCGTCTTTCCTCTACGCCGATGCGATGAAGGCTGGGTTGGTGGAAGAGGCCATCCCCGATCTGCCGGAAGAGCGTCAAGGTATCTACGCTGTCTATCCCCCGGGCCGCTTTACCCAGCCGAAAGTCCGCGCTTTCATTGATTTTCTTGCGCATTCTTTCTCGGATAAAGGTCCGGAAACTTGGTAG
- a CDS encoding DUF6478 family protein — MRRYISLLDKLLHRRLLRRWSRMARDAGTMDLAELRRARTAARQLRTRIDELANKADGRLALPAIGNDIVQAPPNAEWSWRPPLFRGPLARQGITAVPTKTAMADGITLFHDCRESELTLRQLRNIRPEDLAPFGLRMDVFRFDGTFLSLVIDIPPEGAQGLLKRHLVRLSTIIEVEKPLEIFARLNVRHGPNTEQVVRELPLHMEEIVVEFDLAYTKLNEKRIEGMWLDLIFESPQMNQVTIRDLTFSRYPRAEI; from the coding sequence ATGCGCAGATATATTTCATTGCTAGACAAACTGCTGCACCGCAGGCTCCTGCGCCGCTGGTCGCGCATGGCACGCGACGCTGGCACTATGGACCTTGCCGAGCTGCGCCGCGCACGCACCGCCGCCCGCCAGTTGCGCACCCGCATCGACGAACTGGCAAACAAGGCCGACGGTCGCCTCGCCCTTCCCGCCATTGGCAACGATATTGTGCAGGCACCGCCCAATGCCGAATGGTCATGGCGTCCACCGCTGTTTCGCGGCCCGCTTGCCCGCCAAGGCATCACCGCCGTGCCGACCAAAACCGCAATGGCTGACGGTATCACCCTTTTCCACGATTGCCGTGAGAGCGAACTGACCCTCCGCCAGTTACGCAACATCCGGCCCGAAGATCTCGCGCCATTTGGCCTGCGGATGGATGTGTTCCGCTTCGACGGCACGTTCCTCTCTCTGGTGATCGACATCCCTCCCGAAGGCGCACAAGGGCTTCTGAAGCGCCATTTGGTGCGGCTATCCACCATCATCGAAGTAGAAAAGCCGCTCGAAATCTTCGCGCGTCTCAATGTCCGCCATGGCCCCAACACCGAGCAAGTCGTCCGCGAACTCCCCCTCCACATGGAGGAAATCGTCGTGGAGTTTGATCTCGCCTACACCAAACTCAACGAAAAGCGGATCGAGGGCATGTGGCTCGATCTAATCTTCGAAAGCCCACAAATGAATCAGGTCACCATCCGTGACCTGACCTTCAGCCGCTATCCCCGCGCCGAAATCTGA
- a CDS encoding OmpA family protein, whose amino-acid sequence MWDSTIIGSSRSDGTLVNQLQEIIAAFAAALVLVPAVAGAVSLELPNNAALQVERSVPLGSLRLPMAPLQAEGLAVDRMEGAVRHEAWRLGGGGITTLQIMRPIREQLLESSFEILLECRAANCGGFDFLRAIDVLPPPKMYVDLTGFRYLSARSADGTTGVTILVSRSEAAAFVQVSSVVPEDSVTQVLATAGGVALGGTQRMDVADQADAAQLGFAGDPRASLAEVGRLVLDDLRFDSGAATLAAGPFATLEAVAEYLKADPNHRLALVGHTDAVGALENNVALSRRRAEAVKERLVARYGVDEAQLTAEGVGYLAPIASNATEAGREANRRVEAVVLTVR is encoded by the coding sequence TTGTGGGACAGTACCATTATCGGATCAAGCCGGAGTGACGGGACGCTCGTGAACCAGTTGCAAGAAATCATTGCGGCCTTTGCGGCGGCCTTGGTGCTGGTGCCTGCGGTGGCCGGTGCGGTATCGCTTGAGTTGCCGAACAACGCGGCGCTTCAGGTGGAACGGTCCGTTCCGCTGGGATCGCTGCGTTTACCGATGGCGCCATTGCAAGCCGAGGGGCTTGCGGTGGATCGCATGGAAGGAGCGGTGCGCCACGAGGCGTGGCGGCTTGGCGGCGGCGGGATCACAACGCTGCAAATCATGCGCCCGATCAGAGAGCAGCTGTTGGAGAGCAGCTTCGAGATATTGCTGGAATGTCGCGCCGCGAATTGTGGCGGGTTTGATTTCCTGCGGGCGATTGATGTGCTGCCACCGCCGAAGATGTATGTGGACCTGACTGGTTTCCGGTATCTTTCGGCGCGGAGTGCGGATGGGACTACAGGCGTCACGATCCTTGTAAGCCGCTCAGAGGCGGCGGCTTTTGTGCAAGTGTCGAGCGTGGTGCCAGAAGATAGCGTGACGCAGGTACTTGCGACGGCGGGCGGCGTGGCGCTGGGCGGAACGCAGCGGATGGACGTGGCGGATCAGGCTGACGCGGCGCAGCTGGGCTTTGCCGGGGATCCGCGGGCATCCTTAGCCGAAGTGGGGCGGCTGGTGCTGGATGATTTGCGGTTCGATAGTGGTGCCGCGACATTGGCTGCTGGGCCGTTCGCCACGCTGGAGGCTGTGGCTGAATACCTCAAAGCCGATCCGAACCACCGCTTGGCGCTGGTCGGGCATACGGATGCTGTCGGGGCGCTTGAGAATAATGTCGCGCTGTCGCGGCGGCGGGCCGAGGCGGTCAAGGAGCGCTTAGTGGCGCGTTACGGGGTCGATGAGGCGCAGCTGACGGCGGAAGGCGTTGGCTATCTTGCGCCGATTGCCAGCAATGCCACGGAGGCGGGGCGCGAGGCGAACCGGCGGGTTGAGGCAGTTGTCCTGACGGTGCGTTAG
- a CDS encoding GNAT family N-acetyltransferase: protein MTQPTIQRLYAVTEATWPAKDRRRVGRWIIREGGGGGSRVSSATLAAGEADASDLPEAEAAMRALGQVPLFMVRQGEDALDKLLDEAGYAVKDPVRFYIAPLTFDGGPAREYACWPPLEIQKEIWQAGGIGAARLDVMQRGCDPKTSILARNKDRPAGTCYVGIDGDIAMVHAIEVLESERRQGVGAALLKAAGAWAARNGAKWLSLIVTEANERAHCLYASNGMTVVGQYHYRIKPE, encoded by the coding sequence ATGACGCAACCGACAATCCAGCGGCTTTATGCTGTTACCGAAGCGACGTGGCCTGCGAAGGATCGTCGGCGCGTGGGGCGCTGGATTATCCGTGAAGGCGGCGGTGGCGGGAGCCGTGTTTCCTCCGCGACACTAGCTGCGGGGGAGGCTGACGCTTCAGATTTGCCGGAAGCCGAGGCCGCGATGCGTGCGCTGGGGCAGGTGCCGTTATTCATGGTGCGGCAGGGTGAGGATGCGCTGGACAAGCTGCTGGATGAAGCGGGCTACGCGGTTAAAGACCCTGTGCGCTTTTACATTGCGCCGCTCACATTCGACGGCGGACCGGCACGCGAATATGCGTGTTGGCCACCGCTGGAGATCCAAAAGGAGATTTGGCAGGCAGGCGGTATCGGCGCGGCGCGGCTGGACGTGATGCAGCGTGGCTGTGATCCAAAGACCAGTATTCTTGCACGCAATAAGGACCGGCCCGCGGGCACCTGCTACGTCGGGATCGACGGGGATATCGCGATGGTGCATGCGATAGAGGTGCTGGAAAGCGAGCGGCGACAGGGAGTGGGCGCGGCGCTGCTGAAGGCTGCGGGAGCGTGGGCCGCGCGGAACGGTGCCAAGTGGCTGAGTTTGATCGTCACCGAGGCCAATGAACGGGCGCATTGTCTCTATGCTTCCAACGGGATGACGGTTGTGGGACAGTACCATTATCGGATCAAGCCGGAGTGA
- the map gene encoding type I methionyl aminopeptidase, which translates to MSDGKATVTKDGIRIYQEADFAGMHAAGKVAAQILDDIAPHVFPGQTTGQIDKLITEMVEASGSTSATIGYKGYHHASCISVNHVVCHGIPGDKVLKNGDILNIDVTVIVDGWFGDTSRMYVAGSLSRKAERLIQVTHDSLMKGIEAARPGNTFGDIGHAIQSYVEKNRMSVVRDFCGHGLGLVFHAPPNVLHYGRPGTGSTLEEGMFFTIEPMVNLGRPETKVLADDWTAVTRDKSLSAQFEHSIGITADGCDIFTLSPSGRFHPTYG; encoded by the coding sequence GTGAGCGACGGCAAGGCAACAGTGACCAAAGATGGCATCCGCATCTATCAGGAGGCCGATTTCGCCGGCATGCACGCGGCAGGCAAAGTCGCCGCGCAAATCCTTGATGATATCGCGCCGCACGTCTTTCCCGGTCAAACAACAGGCCAGATCGACAAACTGATCACCGAAATGGTCGAAGCCTCAGGCTCGACCTCCGCCACCATCGGCTACAAAGGCTACCATCACGCCTCATGCATCAGCGTCAATCACGTCGTCTGTCACGGCATTCCGGGGGACAAAGTACTGAAGAACGGCGACATCCTGAATATCGACGTCACCGTTATCGTCGATGGCTGGTTCGGCGATACCAGCCGCATGTATGTCGCAGGCTCCCTGAGCCGCAAAGCCGAGCGCCTGATTCAAGTCACCCATGACTCGCTGATGAAAGGGATCGAAGCCGCCCGCCCCGGCAACACTTTCGGCGATATCGGGCACGCGATCCAATCCTATGTCGAAAAGAACCGCATGTCGGTCGTCCGCGATTTCTGCGGCCACGGGCTTGGGCTCGTATTCCACGCCCCGCCGAACGTCCTGCACTACGGGCGTCCCGGCACCGGCTCGACCCTTGAAGAAGGCATGTTCTTCACAATCGAGCCGATGGTTAATCTCGGTCGCCCCGAAACCAAGGTTCTTGCCGATGACTGGACAGCCGTGACCCGCGACAAATCTCTCTCGGCCCAGTTCGAACATTCCATCGGGATCACCGCCGACGGCTGCGATATCTTCACCCTCTCGCCATCGGGCCGCTTCCACCCGACCTATGGCTGA
- a CDS encoding MFS transporter, whose amino-acid sequence MQKSAPLFTPVLIVGSLIVLIGFAVRASFGVFQIPIAEDFGWMRADFSLAIAIQNLAWGIGQPIFGAIAERIGDRKAIIMGAVAYALGLLLSAGATTPIAHQMYEILVGFGIAGTGFGVILAVVGRASSDENRSMSMAIATAAGSAGQVFGAPLAEYLLGFMSWQMVFIVFAIAILASLLMLPFMRAPAQASRAELEESIGALLTRAFRDPSYTMIFLGFFSCGYQLAFITAHFPAFVTEMCGPIATGGILTSMGISTTSALGAIAISLIGVANIAGTIAAGWAGKRFSKKYLLASIYLGRTIVAAWFIMTPMTPTTVIVFSLLMGSLWLATVPLTSGLIAHIYGLRYMGTLYGIVFFSHQLGSFLGVWLGGRLYDIYGTYTHVWWVGIGVGAFSALIHLPIREKSTPRPLAA is encoded by the coding sequence ATGCAAAAATCCGCGCCTCTTTTCACCCCCGTTTTGATCGTCGGCAGCCTGATCGTCCTGATCGGCTTTGCCGTCCGCGCCTCATTCGGGGTGTTTCAAATCCCCATCGCTGAGGATTTCGGCTGGATGCGCGCTGATTTCAGCCTCGCCATCGCCATTCAAAACCTCGCTTGGGGGATCGGCCAGCCGATCTTTGGCGCGATTGCCGAGCGGATCGGGGATCGAAAAGCCATCATCATGGGCGCCGTAGCCTATGCGCTTGGCCTCCTGCTTTCAGCAGGGGCCACCACCCCCATTGCGCACCAGATGTACGAGATTTTGGTCGGTTTCGGCATCGCTGGCACCGGCTTCGGGGTGATCCTCGCCGTTGTCGGGCGCGCCAGCTCGGACGAAAACCGCTCCATGTCGATGGCCATCGCCACCGCCGCAGGGTCCGCGGGTCAGGTCTTTGGCGCACCGCTGGCCGAATACCTTCTCGGGTTCATGTCATGGCAAATGGTATTCATCGTCTTTGCCATCGCAATCCTCGCCTCACTCCTGATGCTCCCGTTCATGCGAGCACCAGCGCAAGCCTCCCGCGCAGAATTGGAGGAAAGCATCGGCGCCCTGCTCACCCGCGCCTTCCGCGACCCTTCTTATACGATGATCTTCCTCGGGTTCTTTTCCTGCGGCTATCAGCTCGCTTTCATCACCGCCCATTTCCCCGCTTTCGTCACCGAAATGTGCGGCCCCATCGCAACGGGCGGCATTCTCACGAGCATGGGCATCTCCACCACATCAGCGCTCGGCGCGATTGCCATCTCGCTGATCGGTGTCGCCAATATCGCTGGCACCATAGCCGCTGGCTGGGCGGGCAAACGCTTCTCGAAAAAGTACCTGCTCGCCAGTATCTATCTGGGCCGTACCATCGTGGCGGCATGGTTCATCATGACCCCAATGACCCCAACCACGGTCATCGTCTTTTCCCTGCTGATGGGGAGCCTCTGGCTGGCAACCGTCCCGCTCACTTCCGGCCTCATCGCCCATATCTACGGGCTGCGCTATATGGGGACGCTCTACGGCATCGTTTTCTTCAGCCACCAGTTGGGCAGCTTCCTTGGCGTCTGGCTAGGCGGACGGCTCTACGATATCTACGGCACCTATACGCATGTCTGGTGGGTCGGTATCGGGGTCGGGGCTTTCTCAGCGCTTATTCACCTGCCCATCCGCGAGAAAAGCACCCCGCGGCCATTAGCAGCCTAA
- a CDS encoding competence/damage-inducible protein A: MPNPTAAMLVIGDEILSGRTRDANMHFLAGELTKRGIDLKEVRVVSDDQAAIVAAVRALSDAYEHVFTSGGIGPTHDDITADCVAEAFGDHIDVREDARAILQARYDASGQELNAARLRMARIPDSATLIENPVSGAPGFTIRNVHVMAGVPSVFQAMVASVLPGLTRGAPLLSQSLRIERGEGDIAGPLAALATEFADLSIGSYPFQQNGMYGANIVIRGSDGARVDAAMIRLRDTFPE, translated from the coding sequence ATGCCAAATCCCACCGCCGCGATGCTTGTGATCGGGGACGAGATACTTTCGGGCCGCACCCGTGACGCCAATATGCATTTCCTCGCGGGCGAGCTGACCAAGCGCGGCATTGACCTGAAGGAAGTGCGCGTCGTCAGCGATGATCAAGCGGCCATCGTGGCGGCGGTGCGGGCGCTGAGCGATGCCTATGAGCATGTGTTCACCAGCGGTGGAATAGGGCCGACGCATGATGACATCACCGCCGACTGCGTGGCGGAAGCCTTTGGCGATCATATCGATGTGCGCGAAGATGCGCGGGCGATCTTGCAGGCGCGTTATGATGCGAGTGGACAAGAGCTGAACGCGGCGCGGCTGCGGATGGCGCGCATCCCCGATAGCGCGACGTTGATCGAAAACCCCGTCAGCGGTGCGCCGGGGTTCACGATCCGTAATGTGCATGTGATGGCAGGCGTGCCGAGTGTCTTTCAGGCGATGGTGGCCTCGGTTCTGCCGGGGCTGACCCGCGGCGCACCGCTGTTGAGCCAATCGCTGCGCATTGAACGCGGGGAGGGAGATATTGCGGGGCCGCTCGCGGCGCTGGCCACCGAATTTGCGGACCTGTCGATCGGGTCTTATCCGTTCCAACAGAACGGAATGTACGGCGCGAATATCGTGATCCGTGGCAGTGACGGCGCGCGGGTTGATGCCGCGATGATCCGTCTGCGGGATACATTTCCGGAATGA
- a CDS encoding N-acetyltransferase family protein translates to MAEAAAPRLATPADADAIAALHVQAWDETYRGLLPEPEIDARSFDVRQQQWRNQLADTAKRTYLIPHMGFVQVGPQPDPAHAAQYPEFLFALYLVRAAQGRGLGRRLMATAYRHPFTALCLSTNVQARAFYRHLGGIELAEVEGPNGPDDVTDILIGWRSSPR, encoded by the coding sequence ATGGCTGAGGCCGCCGCGCCGCGTTTGGCCACACCCGCCGACGCGGACGCCATCGCAGCTTTGCATGTGCAGGCATGGGATGAAACCTATCGCGGCCTCCTCCCCGAACCGGAGATCGACGCCCGCTCCTTCGACGTTCGCCAGCAGCAGTGGCGCAACCAGCTCGCCGATACTGCCAAACGCACCTACCTGATCCCCCACATGGGCTTCGTGCAGGTCGGCCCCCAGCCAGACCCCGCCCATGCAGCACAGTATCCTGAATTCCTCTTCGCACTTTATCTCGTTCGCGCCGCGCAAGGCCGCGGCCTCGGGCGCCGATTGATGGCGACCGCGTATCGCCACCCTTTCACCGCGCTCTGCCTGTCCACCAATGTGCAGGCCCGCGCCTTCTATCGCCATCTCGGTGGAATAGAGCTGGCGGAGGTCGAAGGACCCAACGGGCCGGACGATGTCACTGATATTCTAATCGGCTGGCGGTCTTCGCCCCGATAG
- the sfsA gene encoding DNA/RNA nuclease SfsA has product MRFSTPLVPARLIRRYKRFLADCRLDDGREITAHCANPGSMLGLAAPDTRIWLEPNDDPKKKLKFGWRLVDHENGHFTGVDTAVPNRALKLALESGSIPELAAYTSVRPEVRYGQSSRIDFLLQAEGLPDAYIEVKSVTLSRHAGLAEFPDGVTTRGAKHLGELAEMVAQGHRAVMFYLVQRTDCTAMTLAADLDPAYAAASAAARAAGVEAMCYDAQISPEGITIGKPIPLRV; this is encoded by the coding sequence ATGCGCTTTTCCACTCCTCTCGTGCCCGCTCGCCTGATCCGCCGTTACAAACGGTTCCTCGCCGATTGTCGCCTTGACGATGGGCGCGAAATCACCGCCCATTGCGCCAATCCCGGCTCGATGCTGGGGCTCGCCGCGCCCGACACGCGCATCTGGCTGGAGCCGAACGACGATCCGAAGAAAAAGCTCAAATTCGGCTGGCGGCTGGTCGATCATGAAAATGGCCATTTCACCGGCGTCGATACTGCCGTGCCGAACCGAGCGCTCAAACTGGCGCTGGAATCGGGCAGCATTCCCGAACTCGCAGCCTACACTTCAGTGCGGCCCGAGGTGCGCTACGGTCAATCCAGCCGGATCGACTTCCTCTTGCAGGCAGAGGGGCTGCCCGATGCCTATATCGAAGTGAAAAGCGTCACCCTCAGCAGGCACGCAGGGCTGGCCGAATTCCCTGACGGCGTCACCACGCGCGGCGCAAAGCATCTGGGTGAACTGGCGGAAATGGTCGCCCAAGGCCACCGCGCGGTGATGTTCTACCTCGTTCAGCGCACCGATTGCACGGCGATGACCCTCGCCGCCGATCTCGATCCGGCCTACGCCGCTGCCTCCGCCGCCGCCCGCGCCGCAGGGGTCGAGGCAATGTGTTACGACGCACAGATTTCTCCCGAAGGTATCACCATCGGCAAACCCATCCCGCTGCGGGTCTAG
- a CDS encoding FAD-dependent oxidoreductase: MSHYPLLLSPLDLGFTTLPNRVLMGSMHTGLEETGDWNRVAEFYAERARGGVGLMVTGGMAPNAEGGVFKGAAGLFGPQDIANHKIVTDRVHDAGGRIAMQVLHAGRYAYSPDCVAPSAIRAPIAPFPPKELDEAGIEKQIADIATAATRAREAGYDGVEIMGSEGYFLNQFLVTHTNRRTDRWGGSYENRMRLPLEVMKRVRAAVGDDFIVIYRLSMIDLVPNGSTWDEVVTLARAIEAAGASIINTGIGWHEARIPTIATSVPRRAFTWVTKKLMGEVSIPVITSNRINTPEVAEQVLADGCADMVSMARPFLADPHFISKAAQGRSRTIAPCIACNQACLDHTFSGKLSSCLVNPRACHETELEITPTDAPKEVAVVGAGPAGLSAAITSAQRGHATTLFDKADAIGGQLNMARRIPGKEEFHGLVDWFTTMLTESGVTLRLGTSPSPADLAAYDEIIIATGVSPRIPEISGQEHGSILSYVDVLSGNAPVGENVVIIGAGGIGFDVAEFLATNDSPTEDLAAWKAEWGVSDPENARGGLAPEGPRPEAPQRQITLLQRKAEKPGRGLGKTTGWIHRTTLRAKGVKMIGGVRYDAIDDKGLWITPDEGRGEPRLIPADTIVLCAGQLSQRSLADALLAEGRQAHVIGGADVAAELDAKRAINQGVRLAATL; encoded by the coding sequence ATGTCCCATTACCCGTTGTTGTTGTCCCCGCTTGACCTTGGCTTCACCACCCTCCCCAACAGGGTGCTGATGGGCTCCATGCATACCGGCCTCGAAGAAACCGGCGATTGGAACCGCGTCGCCGAGTTTTACGCAGAGCGGGCGCGAGGCGGCGTTGGCTTGATGGTCACAGGCGGCATGGCACCAAACGCCGAAGGCGGCGTTTTCAAAGGGGCCGCTGGCCTCTTTGGCCCGCAGGATATCGCCAACCACAAGATCGTCACCGACCGCGTTCATGATGCGGGCGGGCGTATCGCGATGCAGGTTCTCCACGCAGGCCGCTACGCCTACTCGCCCGATTGTGTTGCCCCTTCTGCCATCCGCGCCCCGATCGCGCCTTTCCCACCGAAGGAACTGGACGAAGCCGGCATTGAAAAACAAATCGCAGACATCGCCACCGCCGCCACCCGCGCCCGCGAGGCTGGCTATGATGGGGTCGAGATCATGGGCTCAGAGGGGTACTTCCTGAACCAGTTTCTGGTCACGCACACCAACCGCCGCACAGACCGCTGGGGCGGCTCCTATGAAAACCGCATGCGCCTGCCGCTTGAGGTCATGAAGCGCGTTCGCGCCGCCGTTGGCGATGATTTCATCGTCATCTACCGGCTGTCGATGATCGACCTCGTTCCAAACGGCTCCACATGGGATGAGGTTGTCACCCTCGCCCGCGCGATAGAGGCCGCCGGCGCATCGATCATCAACACCGGCATCGGCTGGCACGAAGCCCGTATCCCCACCATCGCCACATCCGTACCCCGCCGCGCCTTCACATGGGTCACGAAAAAGCTGATGGGCGAGGTATCGATCCCCGTCATTACCTCCAACCGGATCAACACACCCGAAGTGGCTGAACAGGTCTTGGCCGATGGCTGCGCCGATATGGTGTCGATGGCGCGCCCATTTTTGGCCGACCCGCATTTCATCTCCAAAGCGGCACAAGGCAGATCCCGCACCATCGCCCCCTGCATCGCCTGCAATCAAGCCTGCCTTGACCATACCTTCTCGGGCAAACTTTCCTCCTGCCTCGTCAATCCCCGCGCCTGCCATGAGACTGAACTGGAGATCACGCCAACGGATGCCCCCAAAGAGGTTGCCGTTGTCGGTGCTGGCCCCGCAGGGCTTTCCGCCGCGATCACCTCGGCCCAGCGCGGTCATGCCACCACTCTGTTTGACAAGGCAGACGCGATAGGCGGTCAGCTCAACATGGCCCGCCGCATCCCCGGCAAGGAAGAGTTTCACGGCCTCGTTGACTGGTTCACCACCATGCTCACCGAATCCGGCGTCACCCTGCGCCTCGGCACCAGCCCATCGCCTGCCGATCTCGCCGCATATGATGAGATCATCATCGCAACCGGCGTATCGCCCCGCATCCCAGAGATTTCGGGGCAAGAACACGGCTCCATCCTCAGTTACGTTGACGTCTTGTCCGGCAACGCACCCGTGGGCGAAAACGTCGTTATCATCGGCGCAGGTGGGATCGGCTTCGACGTGGCGGAATTCCTCGCCACCAATGACAGCCCGACAGAAGACCTCGCCGCCTGGAAGGCGGAATGGGGCGTCTCCGACCCCGAAAACGCGCGCGGCGGCCTCGCGCCCGAAGGCCCGCGCCCCGAAGCACCCCAACGCCAGATCACCCTCCTTCAGCGAAAAGCCGAAAAGCCCGGTCGCGGACTCGGCAAGACAACCGGCTGGATTCACCGCACGACCCTTCGCGCCAAGGGCGTGAAGATGATCGGCGGCGTCCGCTATGATGCGATCGACGATAAAGGCCTCTGGATCACCCCCGACGAAGGCCGCGGCGAGCCGCGCCTGATCCCTGCTGATACCATCGTCCTCTGTGCCGGCCAGCTCAGCCAACGCAGCCTCGCAGACGCACTTTTGGCAGAAGGAAGGCAAGCTCATGTCATCGGCGGTGCCGATGTCGCGGCCGAACTTGATGCCAAACGCGCTATAAATCAGGGGGTTCGCCTCGCCGCCACGCTCTAG